In Deltaproteobacteria bacterium, a single genomic region encodes these proteins:
- a CDS encoding AMP-binding protein — MNVADGLRLNSWQYPDKAAAVYEGKRVSYLELNTRANQLAHAMKARGFKRQDKVSIIMYNNTEFLEIYHGLARIGVISVPVNFRLVPSEISYVVNNSDSTGVIVGLELFDKLEIDSLNNVKKENIFVVAPKDKTPEGFKNYEELLEGQPGHEPSDAAISEEDIFFFGYTSGTTGFPKGAMNTQRGILDIIKNVFVRTAGKEHIDLTQRVLLAIIPICHSNSVWATLITFWCGGTNVIMPSGRFDPEKVLQLITDEKVTTTSMVPTMISRILELPEALKAKYDMSSLSSLGSSSAPLLTKTKEAALEFFRNARFSEGYGSTETGALTTLRHKDQRRKVRSIGLPNPGIEIKLLDEEGNEVKEPFKQGTLWAKARSAFIGYYKDPDKTRDAIHGEWATAGDIAYVDDEGYYYLADRKHDMIISGGENVYPAEIEEVIMNLPSVSEVAVIGVPHPDFGEEVKALVIRKEGASLTEQEVLEHCKKHLAGYKRPRSVEFRDDFPRTATGKVLKRLIREPYWKGQERSI, encoded by the coding sequence GTGAACGTAGCGGATGGATTACGATTGAACTCATGGCAATATCCTGATAAGGCCGCCGCGGTGTATGAAGGAAAGCGAGTCAGTTATCTTGAACTGAACACACGGGCGAACCAACTTGCGCATGCCATGAAAGCGCGGGGATTCAAGAGGCAGGATAAAGTTTCCATCATCATGTACAACAATACTGAATTCCTGGAGATTTATCATGGCTTGGCGCGTATCGGGGTCATCAGTGTACCGGTGAACTTCCGTCTGGTACCTTCCGAAATCTCTTACGTAGTCAACAATTCCGATTCCACCGGAGTCATTGTGGGATTGGAGCTGTTCGACAAACTGGAGATTGATTCTCTGAACAATGTGAAAAAGGAGAACATTTTCGTAGTGGCGCCGAAAGACAAAACGCCGGAAGGTTTCAAGAACTACGAAGAGCTGCTGGAAGGTCAACCGGGGCACGAACCTTCGGATGCGGCCATCAGCGAGGAGGATATATTCTTCTTCGGGTACACGTCCGGAACCACGGGATTTCCCAAGGGCGCCATGAACACCCAAAGGGGAATTCTGGACATCATCAAAAACGTGTTCGTTCGTACGGCGGGTAAAGAGCATATCGATCTGACCCAGCGGGTGTTGCTTGCCATTATCCCCATTTGCCATTCCAACAGCGTATGGGCTACCCTCATCACGTTTTGGTGCGGTGGAACCAACGTGATCATGCCTTCCGGAAGATTCGATCCTGAAAAAGTGCTGCAACTGATCACTGATGAAAAGGTGACGACCACGTCCATGGTGCCCACCATGATCAGCCGGATCCTGGAACTTCCGGAAGCGCTCAAGGCTAAGTACGATATGTCCTCCCTGTCCAGTCTCGGATCGTCGAGCGCGCCTTTGTTGACCAAGACCAAGGAAGCGGCCCTCGAGTTTTTCAGAAACGCCCGTTTCAGCGAAGGATACGGCTCCACGGAAACCGGGGCGCTTACGACGCTTCGACACAAGGACCAGCGGCGCAAGGTCCGGAGTATCGGCCTTCCCAACCCGGGAATCGAAATCAAACTGCTTGACGAAGAGGGCAATGAGGTCAAGGAACCCTTCAAGCAGGGAACTCTATGGGCCAAGGCCCGATCGGCCTTCATCGGGTACTACAAAGATCCCGATAAGACGAGGGACGCGATCCACGGCGAATGGGCCACAGCCGGGGACATCGCTTATGTCGATGACGAGGGGTACTACTATCTGGCGGACCGGAAGCACGACATGATCATCAGCGGTGGAGAGAATGTGTACCCTGCCGAGATCGAAGAAGTGATCATGAATCTGCCGAGCGTCAGCGAAGTGGCGGTAATCGGTGTGCCTCATCCCGATTTTGGCGAGGAGGTGAAAGCGCTGGTCATCCGAAAGGAAGGTGCGAGTCTGACCGAGCAGGAGGTCCTCGAACACTGCAAGAAACACCTGGCCGGCTATAAGCGGCCCCGCAGTGTGGAATTCAGAGATGACTTTCCGCGGACCGCAACCGGCAAGGTGCTCAAGCGCCTCATCCGGGAACCCTACTGGAAGGGACAGGAACGCTCCATCTGA
- a CDS encoding acetyl-CoA C-acetyltransferase: protein MRDAVIVSGARTAVGNFQGGLKDIPAAQLGAMCIREAIKRAGLKPAPVPDMVKHAPEKLKPIKVIELEEKYRQWDEGAREVVVDEVIMGNVVQAGQGQNPARQATIYAGLPKETPAMTVNKVCASGIKAIALAAQAIKAGDADVIVAGGMENMSQIPYALPALREGARMFDAAAVDLMVHDGLWELYYGYHMGVTAENIVEKYGISREDQDRLGFESHQRARAAITSGAFKDQIVPVRIPQKKGDPIVVDTDERPMDTTMEKMGKLKPFFKKDGSVTAANASGINDAAAAVLVMSGEKAKELGLKPMAVIRSYSAGAIDPAYMGLGVIPAVHLAMKKAGWKIDDLDVIELNEAFASQALACIRELGLDWSKTNVKGGGISIGHPIGCTGGRIVYAAADEMRKNNLKKSLATLCIGGGMGFAMTLERP, encoded by the coding sequence ATGAGAGATGCTGTAATCGTGAGTGGCGCCCGAACTGCGGTAGGTAATTTCCAAGGAGGTCTGAAGGATATTCCGGCCGCCCAACTTGGAGCTATGTGTATCCGCGAGGCCATCAAGCGCGCGGGGCTCAAGCCGGCTCCAGTTCCGGATATGGTCAAGCATGCGCCGGAAAAGCTGAAACCCATCAAGGTTATTGAACTGGAAGAGAAGTATCGCCAATGGGATGAAGGCGCCAGGGAAGTCGTCGTAGACGAAGTGATCATGGGCAACGTGGTGCAGGCCGGACAGGGCCAGAACCCGGCCCGGCAGGCGACGATCTATGCGGGGTTGCCCAAAGAAACGCCGGCAATGACCGTGAATAAAGTATGTGCGTCCGGTATCAAGGCCATCGCCTTGGCCGCCCAGGCCATTAAAGCGGGTGATGCCGACGTGATCGTGGCGGGCGGTATGGAAAACATGAGTCAAATCCCCTATGCGTTGCCCGCGTTGAGGGAAGGTGCGCGGATGTTTGACGCCGCGGCCGTTGATTTGATGGTTCATGACGGCCTCTGGGAATTGTATTATGGCTATCATATGGGTGTCACAGCCGAAAACATCGTAGAGAAGTACGGCATTTCCAGAGAAGATCAGGACAGGCTGGGATTCGAGAGCCATCAGAGGGCGCGAGCCGCGATCACATCGGGTGCGTTTAAAGATCAGATCGTGCCGGTCAGGATTCCGCAAAAGAAAGGCGATCCTATTGTAGTGGATACGGATGAACGTCCCATGGATACAACCATGGAAAAAATGGGCAAACTCAAACCATTTTTCAAGAAAGACGGCTCGGTAACCGCGGCTAATGCTTCCGGTATCAACGACGCCGCCGCGGCTGTCCTGGTCATGTCCGGGGAAAAAGCCAAGGAACTGGGTCTCAAACCCATGGCCGTCATTCGATCATACTCCGCCGGAGCCATCGATCCCGCCTACATGGGATTGGGCGTGATCCCCGCCGTCCATCTTGCGATGAAGAAGGCGGGCTGGAAGATCGACGATCTGGATGTCATCGAACTGAATGAAGCGTTTGCTTCTCAGGCCCTGGCCTGTATCCGCGAATTGGGATTGGACTGGAGTAAAACGAATGTCAAAGGCGGCGGAATCTCCATCGGCCATCCCATTGGTTGCACCGGCGGCCGAATCGTTTACGCGGCTGCGGATGAGATGCGGAAGAATAACCTGAAGAAGTCCCTGGCCACGTTGTGCATTGGTGGCGGTATGGGATTCGCCATGACGCTCGAACGACCGTAA
- a CDS encoding acyl-CoA carboxylase subunit beta: MANEDKFKLLEEKTVQAELGGGQARIDEQHNKSKLTARERLAKLLDAGTFEELDRFVYHTSTDFGLDTKRFPGDGVVIGHGAIDGRKVFVFAQDFTVLGGSLSLAHANKICKVQDLAQKNGCPLIGLQDSGGARIQEGVTSLAGYGNIFMRNVLSSGVIPQISVIMGPCAGGAVYSPALTDFIFMVETSSYMFITGPQVVKAVCHEDVTTEKLGGAGTHTSLSGVAHFKGKDDEEVIQMVRELLSFLPQNFREKPPRLEPTDDPARVDPELRDLIPESPKRVYNMYKIIKCVADGQHFFEVHKHYARNMIVGFARLNGHAVGILANQPNVAAGCLDINASVKGARFVRFCDCFNIPIITFTDVPGFLPGTQQEYGGIIKHGAKLIYAYCEATVPKITVITRKAYGGAYIVMSSKHLWGDINFAYPTAEIAVMGPEGAVGIVFRKEIQSAENPEQKELELIEEYRSKFATPYQAAMHGYVDEVIFPEQTRVKLIKALEALQNKRDRMPEKKHDNLPI; encoded by the coding sequence ATGGCTAACGAAGATAAGTTCAAACTACTTGAGGAAAAAACAGTACAAGCGGAATTAGGAGGTGGTCAGGCCAGGATAGACGAGCAGCATAATAAGAGCAAACTGACGGCGCGCGAACGGCTGGCCAAACTTCTGGATGCAGGTACGTTCGAAGAGTTGGACAGGTTTGTATATCACACATCGACGGACTTCGGCCTGGATACGAAGCGCTTTCCCGGAGACGGGGTGGTTATCGGACACGGCGCGATTGATGGGAGGAAGGTGTTCGTGTTCGCCCAGGATTTTACGGTCCTGGGTGGATCTCTCAGCCTGGCCCACGCCAACAAGATCTGTAAAGTCCAGGATCTTGCACAGAAAAACGGTTGTCCTCTGATCGGTCTCCAGGATTCAGGAGGGGCTCGTATCCAGGAAGGTGTTACGAGTCTCGCGGGCTACGGTAATATTTTCATGAGAAACGTGTTGTCTTCCGGGGTCATCCCCCAGATCTCCGTGATTATGGGGCCCTGCGCCGGGGGTGCCGTCTACTCGCCGGCCCTGACCGACTTCATCTTCATGGTGGAGACGTCGTCGTACATGTTCATAACCGGTCCGCAAGTGGTCAAGGCCGTATGTCATGAAGATGTTACCACCGAAAAGCTCGGAGGCGCCGGAACTCATACGAGTCTCAGCGGAGTCGCCCACTTCAAGGGAAAAGATGACGAGGAAGTCATCCAGATGGTGCGGGAACTTCTGTCGTTTCTTCCGCAGAACTTTCGGGAAAAGCCGCCTCGGCTGGAGCCTACCGATGATCCCGCGAGGGTGGACCCGGAACTCAGGGATCTGATCCCGGAGAGTCCCAAGCGCGTGTATAACATGTATAAGATCATAAAATGCGTGGCGGACGGGCAACATTTCTTTGAAGTCCACAAGCATTACGCGCGCAATATGATTGTGGGATTCGCTCGTTTGAACGGGCACGCGGTGGGCATTCTGGCCAATCAGCCCAATGTGGCGGCCGGTTGTCTGGATATCAACGCCTCGGTCAAGGGCGCCCGATTTGTCCGTTTCTGCGATTGTTTCAATATTCCGATCATCACGTTTACAGACGTTCCGGGATTTCTCCCCGGCACTCAGCAGGAATACGGTGGAATTATCAAGCACGGCGCAAAACTGATCTATGCTTACTGTGAGGCCACGGTGCCAAAAATAACCGTGATCACCAGAAAAGCCTACGGTGGCGCTTACATCGTCATGAGCAGTAAACACTTGTGGGGGGATATCAATTTTGCCTATCCGACGGCAGAAATCGCGGTGATGGGACCGGAAGGCGCTGTGGGCATCGTATTTCGAAAAGAGATCCAGAGCGCGGAAAATCCGGAGCAGAAAGAGCTGGAACTGATCGAGGAATACCGGTCCAAGTTCGCCACGCCCTACCAGGCTGCCATGCACGGGTACGTGGACGAGGTGATTTTTCCCGAACAGACTCGGGTCAAGCTGATAAAGGCTTTGGAAGCTTTGCAAAATAAACGGGATCGTATGCCGGAGAAGAAGCATGATAATCTTCCCATATGA